The Sorghum bicolor cultivar BTx623 chromosome 6, Sorghum_bicolor_NCBIv3, whole genome shotgun sequence genome contains the following window.
TCTTGCCGCTGATGGTCACAACCCTTGTTGGGCATGTGATACAAATATATTTGCCAAATATATCTGTTGATATTTTTCATGAGCTTAGATGGTTTGAGGCCTTTGGAGCACAACTGAACTGCACTCACTGTTTTTCATTTTCATGTCCATAGCAATTAATGGTTTGTCAGCCATTTTGATCAGGTTAGTGTTTGCAGATTACAGTGGCGTTTTATATTATAGTTCAGTGTTTATAGGAAATATAATATTAGTCTCGCACTTGAAAAGGTTGGAAGTCGATTGTGTAGGTCTTTTAGCAGTACCAGTTGCTGATTGGTTGCCTTCTTTGCAATATCAAGTTAGCAATATTTTATAGATGGATATTCCTAGAAGATTATTCTTGGCAACAAAATAAGTAGTCTGATGCATCCTGCCACCAGATAATTGAAGATCAAATGTAGTAGTCTTTTTACTGGTACCAGTTGCTAATTTATTGCTTTGCTTGCAAACTGAAGAATAATGACAACTATAATTGCTACTGTCTCTACAGCTGACCTAAGATATGAGTTTTTATTTGCTTATGTGAAAATTGGTTTTAACCCTATCACCTGAAGCGCTGGATAGTAGTTGATGGTTGGCCTACTAATAATAGTTGCTAATCGGTTGTTTTCCGTGCGAAATGAAAACACAAAACTCAAAAGTAGTTCTGAGTACACTTGAATTGTTTCCTTGAATGAGATGAGATGATAGTGGCCTTTAGTTCTTATTGTTACATTAATTTAGAACTAAATCTTGATTTGTTTTGACCTTTTTATCTACCAGATAATGCTTTGATTCTTAGTGTACTGTTGAAATTCCCTCCTGATATTTTTTGTgtgtgtattgttctaattgcttaATACTTTCGTGAATCACTGGTTTCCGCCTCATAGCAAGAGCCAAAAGATGTGATCTCACCGATAGCAACAGCCAATATATGCGGTCTCATCACTGATGCATTATCCCCTTCAATCCACTAAACTATTAAGGTAAGAATGAGTACTCATTGTCCCCTTCAATCCACCAAACTATTGAGAGGCAACAATGAGTTCAGGTATTGGCATGTAATCTGTATTTTTTTGTGAGACCCCCCTACTCCTATAAGTACCTCCACAGAATTATGATCTCACTACTGATGTATTATCCCCTTCAGTCCACCAAACTATTGTCTCTTTCAGTCCACCAAACTATTGAGGTAACAGTGACTTATGGTATTGGCATGTAATCTGAGCTGAGCTATGCTCAGTTCGCTGGCATATGGATAGATAGAAACCATGAACATTGTGTAAAAAGACCATACACTCAGTGTTGTTACCAATAATAAGAGTTTCTTCttatgtattttatattattgtCTTACATGTGACAGTTGGTCTGGCGCCAGGAAGGACGCTTCCTtttctactatatatatatatatactgcttTGTGATCTTCCTAACACATATACTGTCTTGTGATCTTCCTATCTCGCTAGTGAAAAGTGAGAATGAAGTCAAATCCGATCCTCGCGGCAGCAATCGGGTTCTTAATCGGCGTTCATTTTTCCGTACAAATCACATCAAAGCTATTCCCGTTGAACCTTGTTGGTGATGGAAACTGCAACGCCAGCGGCAGCAACATATTTGCCAGATTTTCAACACCGTTCAGAAATAGCACCTCTAATTATACTGCAGTTGGGACTCCTCTGTTGCAGTCAAATGCCACTTCAGATTCAGAGGTGCAAACTCTCAACTTGTCAGAAATCAAGTCCATTTGTAGAGACGTTTTATAATTTCAGACATATTATTTAATCATTtgtcttattttttttataaatattatatattttgttaagactttatatacatacatacatacctaCCTTGGGGGCATGTTTGACGTTTTTTACATGCCTGTTGTGCCGTAGAAGATTGCTCTGGCGGCAAAACCAAAAGGGGCAGAGCGGCTACCACCAAACATTGTTGTTCGAGAGTCTGATCTTCACCTGCGCCGGCTCTGGGGACACCCGCGTgaggtctctctctctctctcatgatCTTCATCCGCTCATCTTTCGTTGCTTTCATTTAATTTGCTTCCAATCATTAACTTTACTGAGTCGAcactaaagccttgtttagttcacactaaaaaccaaaaacttttcaagattccccatcacatcgaatcttgaggtatatgcatggagcactaaatatagacgaaaataaaaactaattacacagtttacctttaaatcacaagatgaatcttttgaaccaattactctatgattggacaatatttgtcaaataaaaataaaaatgctacagtcctaaaaaccaaaaagtttttggaactaaacaagacctaaattgCGCCTCTTTTTTTTAGATCGTTCTTACAAATGGTTCCCATCAAGAGCCGTCGCTACAAACCTATTTGTTGGGCTACTGGTTTTTACAAACGAACACCGAATAGTAAAAATTAAGTTCTGAAATTTGTTTTTTTCAAATAACCTTGGATAGAGAAATAATCAATACAAAAGtcgtagatctcgaaaagttattgaactttgtagttgacaaatcATTTATCACTTATCAcggtttgaatttctcaaatttgaattttgaatttttcaaatgacatcaGATGGAGAAACAATCACAACAAAAGTTGTAGACCTCAAAAAAGTTATAAAATTTTGTAGATAACAACTTTTCATTTCAAATTATTTGTCAAGCAAAACTATGTTTgagtttctcatatttaaaattTGATGAAGTTTTCAAATGATCTCGAATGGAGAAACAACAAaaacgaaagttgtagatcttgaaaagctaTACACCTTTATAGTTGAccattttttatttgaaatcatcaAGCTAAGGATAATTATGTCGAAATTCTTaatatttgaaattcaaaattttcaaacAACATCAGATGGAGAAACaacaaaaacaaaagttgtagatcttgaaaagttatataTCTTTGTAAGTCACCactttttatttgaatttgttAAGAGTACCAAACACACTTATTTTGAAGTTGGTTCAGCATAATATTAAGAGAAACAAAATCTGATATGGGCACGAGTGTGTGCAGTGTAGTAGTTAGAGGGAACACACGACCCTGAGGTCACGAATTCGAACCCCGCTAGCCACGAAGTTCATGTTTTTTGCATGAAAAATCATCTGACTTGGTCGCTCGGTACAAAAAGGAAGGCAAAATGTTTTAGACATCCTTATCTTTCGGCTTTTAAAAGAAGATATTACAAAAACAAGGTATAACTGTCGACTCTTTCCTATCAGGATTTTACAACCTGAATACCAAGAGAGCACTATTAGAAGAGAGCATAATAAGTAAAAGTTGACACCATCTTTTACTTTTTGGATGGTCGGCAAAACTCGATAACCAATACTGCAGAGTCAACAAATTCAACTAAATAGAATCCTAAAACAATCTTATTAGAGCACACGCGAGACCGATAGCAATGAAATTCACGCAAGCAGCAATCATCCGAGCAGAGCGCGAGAGTGGCTGCTTGGTGGGTCCTCCTAAGACTTAAAAAAATTGCTATATTTTTTATCAGATCTATAATTTCTAGAAAATTAATTTATATGGGCGGCTCGTTTTTCAAATGCCCCTACAAATTGATCGATTTGTAGGAGTGTCTTGAGAACCACCCCTACAAATCATTGATTTGATTTGTAGTGACACCTGGGTAGAGTTGGTTAGGCAAACCACCCCTACAAATACCCTGAAAGCCAGCCCTACAAAGGCTTATGCAATAGTGCGATAAGCCTCCTTATATATCCCTAGATATACTAAGCACATGGCCTCATGTACGGTTGAATTGGGCTGACGCGTTTAATTAGTAAGTATAAATTTTGTTTGGTGTCAATGCAATGAGCAGGACACCCCCACTCGCAAATACCTTGTGGCGCTGACAGTGGGTTACAGCGAGAGAGTCAATGTCAATGCGACAGTTCACAAGGTAATTAACACTGTATGAAATTATACGTTATACTTGACTGATTATATTGCTTCCATCCTGGTTTCTGATGGTTTGCTGTAAAAACTGAATGAACACCAATATGATATGGATCGATCGAGCAGTTCTCGGACAATTTTGATGTGATGCTGTTCCACTACGACGGTCGGACGACAGAGTGGGACAAGTTCGAGTGGTCCAAGCAAGCCATTCATGTCAGCGCCAGGAAGCAGGCCAAATGGTGAGCAGCAACAACATAACAGTTCCTTCTTTTGGTAGTGTGTGGTGCATCAtgcactgaggccttgtttagttacacacctaaaatctaaatttttttcaatattccctatcacatcgaatcttacagcacatgtatagagtattaaatatagataaaaaataactaattacacagtttatctgtaatttacaagacaactcttttaagactagtctatagttagacaataattatcaaatataaacaaaaatactacggtacccaaaaacttttcaaccaaAAAACTAAAGAAGGCCTGAAAATGCAATGGAACAAACACATGCATCAGATCATTTCCCCATGTATGTAGGTGGTATGCCAAGAGGTTCATGCACCCCAGCGTCGTGGCGCCATACGACTACATCTTCCTATGGGACCAGGACCTTGGAGTTGAGACCTTTGACGCGGAGGAGTACATCAAGATTGTGAAGAAGCACGGGCTGGAGATTTCGCAGCCGGGCCTGGACATCACCAGGGGGGTCAAGACCTATAATATCACTATCAGAAGGAACGACACCGAGATGCACACGTAAGTACTGTATTAGCTAATAAtaactatacttatgttttttttacAATAGTCCATTATCTTCTCATTTTGTCCCTCGTTTCGTTTTAATTAATTTGTGGAATGAAATGGGTTCATCCATCATCATCACCTTATTCATCACAAGCTAATAACTAGTATTAATATGAGATATAGAGTCATTTCACTAAATTTCAGGAATATACGAATATACTCATATGTTGGATCACCACATCTAGAATAATTGATTTCTCAAAATAAACACCATGTAAAACCTACAAAGATGCAGAAACACTTTCTTTCTTTCTCAAAGGAAAAACACAACTTCTTCACTAACAAATGGTCAAACAAAACTCTCAAACACTCTGTCCTTTGAAAGTTACACCAAAACAAAATAACTGATTCATACTCCATCAGAAATGAATCAAGTACAAGTACAAAACAAATTTGTATAGTTGGATCTATCCGCAAACCGATTAGGAAAACATAGTAAAAATGTGATTTACATAGATATATCTAGAGATGTATAATAACTTATGATAGTCTTTGTAAGTGAATACATATATACGATACATGTGTTACTGTAACTCATAATGATATTTACCGTAATGTTATATTAGATCACTTAGAATGAATTGTAGGAATCTCGTAAATTCATACAATCGTTATGGTAACTCACTACCACAAACGTCAATGTTAAAGACGGGCGAAACACATTTCTAGAGGCACAGGGTGCACTGCATCTGGATGATGGTCATTGAAAACCACAATTTCCAGAGGCGGATCATTTGCACATCTCTAAAAAATAAATTTCCAAAGTAAAAAAATACTAGTTTGAAGAGTTCTGTGTAGGCTGACTAAACCCATCTAGGAAGCTTGCCATCTCTAGATGCAAAGCACCGCCACTTCACTACCTCTAGTGTCAATGAAGCAAGAAGCCACCACCAGTGTCGGGGAGAGGGGTTGTTGCCGCCCTAATCAGCTCCAGATCAAGCCACCGGTGCTAGGGAGAGGGCCACTATCGCCCCAATCTACTCTGGGCCAAGCCATCAGTATTGGTGAAGGGAGAAGTCAATCCCAAGCCTAGCCACCAAGCCTGTTGAACTGCTTGCCCCTAAGGACGATAGAGAGAGAACACATGAGGGGTTGTGTCGATAGTCTGAACTCATCAAGAGATATTGAAGGCCTCACCAGATCAGGTGCCCCCACGCTTGGATCTCACAAACCCTATGTTGTACATCCTCCTTGCCACAAGTTGTGAGAGCAGAAGAGAGGGAGTGACAAGAGGAAGACGAGAGGAGCGCCGAGTTGATCTCGCCGCTGCCCCTATCATCCCCCACCTCTGTGTAGCTCCTCAGCCCCGCCGCCTCCAATGTGCATCGACCTCATAGCCATGCATCCTCCCCATCATGGGCTATGAGGATCTGCTAGCCTAGGTAGAGGCATAGAGCAGACAAGGGAGGGTTCAGAGGGAGAGGAAAGGTGGTTGTGTTGTGTGGCGAGGGAGTTGTGGCCCATGTGGGTGGTAGAAGATCGACATTGTTGCTGCGCCATGTGGTAGAAATGTTAGCATCATCGGTGTTGACTTAGCTTAGTAATAGAGGCGAGCCTATTAAGAGGCCTATCTTTGAAAATAAGATTTATTTCCAGAGGCAGACCCCTTAAGAGGTACGTCTTTGTTAATTGATATTCAGAGGCAGTGAATTTTTAGGTGTCTTCGTAAATCAGCTAGTTGCCTCGGAAAATAAGTAAGGTATTTTTGGAGACTCCAAGGTTGTTTGTTCGCCTCTATTAATAAAATGAGTTTTGcctcttaattttttttagtaGTAATTCAAAGTATACATAAACTTATTATGCAGCCAGTTTGAGTCACTACTCTTAGTCATACACTCGAAGAGATAGCATGCTTAGATCATAGGAGGATCACTCGGGGATTGAATTGTAGCAAA
Protein-coding sequences here:
- the LOC8065995 gene encoding uncharacterized protein LOC8065995 is translated as MKSNPILAAAIGFLIGVHFSVQITSKLRQRQQHICQIFNTKIALAAKPKGAERLPPNIVVRESDLHLRRLWGHPREDTPTRKYLVALTVGYSERVNVNATVHKFSDNFDVMLFHYDGRTTEWDKFEWSKQAIHVSARKQAKWWYAKRFMHPSVVAPYDYIFLWDQDLGVETFDAEEYIKIVKKHGLEISQPGLDITRGVKTYNITIRRNDTEMHTSTSAGKCSTDVHHRTCSGFVEVMAPVFTREAWTCVWHMIQNDLVHGWGLDWNFWRCVDEPEQQIGVVDAQYVAHHKGFTLGNKGKDIADGSRRKVRDRATAEFGMLKARLYSADRAQAAALLPQSNAAPPS